In the genome of Labeo rohita strain BAU-BD-2019 chromosome 2, IGBB_LRoh.1.0, whole genome shotgun sequence, the window aacacaacttgtttagatttatgccTTTGATTTTCTAGCAGGTTTAGAAGTCAAcatttatcataaaataaatattttatataaaatattgttcataaagcattttcataaacttaaacctttataacttctttttttttttttttttttttttggtttcactttttattttattttttttcacttcaGCAATAATATGCAatgggtcttctttaaaatgagaccaaacttgACTCTGTACTCCCAAGCTTCAAATTTTTATGCACTAGGTACACAAAATTGTTCCTCTCAGGAccttaaggacaaaaatgtccacattgaaacccattaaaactgcaatttttaaTCGCAGTctcatttaactgtaaaatgatgcGTTTTTTGTTAATAGACCTGCATTCTGTTTGTCACGgctaaaaaattattattattatttttttttttatctcaacaATAATCTGCCATGGGTCTTCTGTAAAATGAGACCAAACATAAGTCTGTGCTCCCAAGCTTcaaatttttatgacagtttttttgacatggacatttttaTCCACTAAGGACCTAtgtgcaactttttttttttttttttgatgcacaAGGGTTAAACTAACTAGAACGTTTTGAGTTttgaaacttgcaggatgttttatAGTACATTGACCTGTTGTACATCAAAAAATCAAGGGAAATTTGATTTCTCAgctcatgacccctttaaagtagaAAAAGTACTGGATCTGCTTAACCACATTGATTTacctttatttactttttgacATCCACACCACTGCTTAACACTGATCTGGTAGTATTTATcaaatatgatttttgtcatcttaaatttgtgaaaaaatgatTGTGCCTGATTATTTCCTTTCTTAACTGTTTCAGATACCAGCAAACAGATCTCATCATTCGTCAGTGTCTAACCACACAGATCACAGTTCAAGAGCCAGGAGTCGATCCCCATTGTCTCATAAAACAGACAGGGACAATCACTACTCCACAAGAGTGTCAGAGCAGAGACCTAAAACCAAATCCCCCAGCACATCAAGACACAGAGACCGCTATCAAAGACAATACAGTAACTACAGCAAGTATGATATGTTAATGACTTGATAATTTAATCTCGCACATATAGCAAGCATGAATGTTTTATTCTTGTCTATATAAATTATTCAGAACACGAGTTTATCAAAAAACTTTGgcatgaatacattttattagtttgttttactgtaaagACATTCAGTTTTGTCAGCTACAAAGAATGCAACCTTTTCTCCCTCTCTCAGGCACCTCTCAGCTGAAGAGTTGGAAAAGAGGAGAAGGGAAATGATGGATTTTGCCAATGAAAGAGAAGTGGAAAGACAAAATAATGTGCAGAGGTACAAGCAACAAGAGGAACAGGAGAAAGCCAGAGACAATGCCAAACAGGACCATCATGCTGGATTCATACAGTCAGtatttaaattactgaaatgtaattaaacagaaaatgCTTCTGATATACCCGGTAGTTTTATTTATGGCAGTGGCAGTCTAAATCTGTTCTATTAATTCTGCTCTGCCACCAATGTGGAAATGGGTAAAGCACTTGGCACTAAGTCCTACTGGAAATTATGTCCTTGTATTTGGTTAGCCATACAATGATTTGGGTGATAATGAATTGCTcactaattaatttataaatctgTTTGACAGTGACATGAAACTAGAGAGTGCTGCCACCTCCTCTCTGGAAGACCGTGTGAAGAGAAACATTCACTCTATTCAGAGGACCCCTGCTGCTCTGGAGAAGAACTTCATGAGAAGATGAGACCTTAAAGAACATTGAAACTTTTACCTGTCTTTTgtaagatttgtaatttttaattaacattttgatgcCAGATCAtgattgtaaataaaatgtccaAATGATACTTCAGCAAATTGTCTGAAACTTGTtcacat includes:
- the cwc25 gene encoding pre-mRNA-splicing factor CWC25 homolog isoform X2, which encodes MYQGPAGQISREEYLLGRPIDKQITQQYEETDSGPSAETGLLPGSIFNPTTSVSTNDIAAKIREDPLFEIRKREEEKKRGVLTNPVKMKEIQKMLRHNLEKEKKKKQKKKREEKERKKEKKHRKRSSSSDEDDTKHRSKEKRSDVATSYRHHKSGYGLQIPANRSHHSSVSNHTDHSSRARSRSPLSHKTDRDNHYSTRVSEQRPKTKSPSTSRHRDRYQRQYSNYSKHLSAEELEKRRREMMDFANEREVERQNNVQRYKQQEEQEKARDNAKQDHHAGFIHDMKLESAATSSLEDRVKRNIHSIQRTPAALEKNFMRR